One Pichia kudriavzevii chromosome 3, complete sequence genomic window carries:
- a CDS encoding uncharacterized protein (PKUD0C08770): MNRIVDELEEKLRLQDRYYEPMDIDDDVDDDDIEMRDYDDSFDKSLLRRRVVNPVEDTVGDGEEEMHLEDEIDSESAMTSGRRMAGALALLQPENHGYLVGKSVSGRANREEDVGTPSKERSLQTLTQGLGDGRKIVIHNHFYNSNQHEEPWPTGDNININSMRFGKVELFELLKRSINYSLLVWIAYLVLIQIRQDIMEEYRKMEIRNSFMREQCLQEYIVNRCEEYGQLPALKEECLQWEVCYHGGVNDIHREPPVLEIAVHVLGRTIESGLSRLGGLNKLLVLVCVCAWYMGNFALGYMKATRDAHNA, from the coding sequence ATGAATAGAATTGTCGATGAGCTTGAGGAAAAACTACGACTTCAAGATAGGTATTATGAGCCGATGGATATAGAcgatgatgttgatgatgacgataTCGAGATGCGGGATTACGATGatagttttgataaatctcTATTACGACGCCGGGTGGTAAATCCAGTGGAAGATACAGTTGGAGACGGTGAAGAAGAGATGCACCTGGAGGACGAGATTGATAGCGAATCGGCTATGACAAGTGGGAGGCGCATGGCCGGTGCATTGGCACTCTTGCAGCCGGAGAATCATGGATACCTCGTAGGCAAATCTGTCAGCGGGCGAGCGAATAGGGAGGAAGATGTAGGTACTCCATCGAAGGAGCGTTCGTTGCAAACGTTGACACAGGGTTTAGGAGACGGTAGAAAAATTGTCATCCACAACCATTTTTACAATTCGAATCAGCACGAGGAACCCTGGCCAACCGGAGacaatatcaatatcaacagcaTGCGGTTCGGGAAGGTGGAATTGTTTGAGTTGCTCAAACGGAGTATTAATTACTCCCTTCTCGTATGGATCGCGTACCTTGTGCTAATCCAGATTCGGCAAGATATAATGGAGGAGTACCGGAAAATGGAGATTCGTAACTCTTTCATGAGGGAACAATGCCTACAAGAGTACATTGTGAACCGATGCGAGGAGTACGGACAGCTTCCGGCACTCAAGGAGGAGTGTCTCCAGTGGGAGGTGTGCTACCATGGGGGTGTGAATGATATCCACAGGGAACCCCCCGTGTTGGAGATTGCTGTGCATGTTTTGGGGCGGACCATAGAGAGCGGATTGTCCCGACTGGGTGGACTGAACAAGTTGCTGGTACTTGTCTGTGTTTGTGCTTGGTACATGGGCAACTTTGCTCTCGGATATATGAAGGCAACCAGAGATGCGCATAATGCATAG
- a CDS encoding uncharacterized protein (PKUD0C08780; similar to Saccharomyces cerevisiae YHR085W (IPI1); ancestral locus Anc_5.381), with protein MASNRKKKEKKKDFVKPKLKVGKAAHNPANHTSTEFKAKRINITSSTKHLINHGDPTTEYLKKLSILRKVTANLNSRKEILAEFLDILKRDPFQETNKLPLDDLIKVIKALLFDQSKKIRHDARAILEELIRNHNNLIILNHDSIMLYVFSAMTHLKPTIRQDSILAINLIINGGEKLKNLTISNHWIRIWKNILVLMNWKKENKSYTDSNDFKDFNGMRFDQLSFISSLLKDGCFPREEYDGEGNSKKNREDTIQIHDLLNTYMIKPNMSMLYRNLKLFGNISVSSKNPKADELADTTLCEDVDDRVKSFYEGFYNSVSKGISDFTKVDDNKLVVISNKILNQLLEIEKLYKAISD; from the coding sequence ATGGCCTCCAAtagaaagaagaaggaaaagaagaaggatttTGTCAAACCAAAATTAAAAGTTGGAAAAGCAGCCCATAACCCTGCCAATCACACTTCAACCGAGTTTAAGGCAAAACGTATAAACATTACATCTTCCACCAAACATCTTATAAACCACGGCGACCCAACCACcgaatatttgaagaagcttTCAATATTGCGTAAGGTAACGGCAAATCTCAATTCACGGAAGGAAATACTTGCAGAATTCTTGGATATTCTAAAGAGAGATCCGTTTCAGGAAACTAATAAATTACCATTGGACGATTTGATCAAAGTCATAAAAGCCCTGCTGTTTGATCAGTCTAAGAAGATCAGACATGACGCTAGAGCCATTCTAGAGGAGTTGATTAGAAACCACAACAACTTAATAATCTTGAATCACGATTCCATAATGCTCTATGTATTTAGTGCTATGACACACTTGAAACCAACAATTAGACAGGATTCCATTTTGGCAATTAACTTGATAATTAATGGGGGTGAAAAGCTCAAGAATCTAActatttcaaatcattggatcagaatttggaaaaatattttggttctaatgaattggaaaaaggaaaacaaatcGTATACCGATTCGAAcgatttcaaagatttcaatGGTATGAGATTCGACCAACTGTCATTCATATCTAGTTTACTAAAAGATGGTTGTTTCCCTCGAGAAGAATATGATGGGGAAGGAAACAGCAAGAAAAATCGAGAAGATACTATTCAGATCCATGATTTGCTAAACACTTATATGATAAAACCAAACATGAGTATGCTATACCGCAATCTAAAGCTATTTGGTAATATATCAGTGTCTTCGAAAAATCCCAAAGCTGATGAATTGGCTGATACCACATTATGTGAGGATGTCGATGATAGAGTCAAATCTTTCTACGAGGGATTCTACAACTCTGTCTCCAAGGGAATTTCCGATTTCACTAAGGTCGATGACAACAAACTAGTGGTTATATCCAATAAAATCTTGAATCAATTGctagaaattgaaaaactctaTAAAGCTATCTCGGACTGA
- a CDS encoding uncharacterized protein (PKUD0C08790; similar to Saccharomyces cerevisiae YHR040W (BCD1); ancestral locus Anc_5.303) — protein MHCEICKKIEHKYVCPRCKLRTCSLPCFKQHKIDKKCSGLSDISLGTRDTYIDKKQLDSNDVQRDYNFLLKVNRSLDLGKRRKSEMKILKTVGNRRNGNFSNNGINSKWVPTRGVKVKKVPLGMERGKLNKSGGKGNNWAWTIEWLLIDENKKVIDRYVKYKSGESSILRTIVPRAWICGGDEYTILFKDLESGVFEVVDKDAKLSEVLLNKLVIEFPTMYIFKGDSSIITREKVLDDDLSSGSSDSDASSDSSSDSSSDSDTPPEESSSKPLET, from the coding sequence ATGCATTGCGAGATCTGCAAGAAAATAGAGCATAAGTATGTTTGTCCACGATGTAAATTACGCACCTGTTCACTCCCATGCTTCAAACAACACAAAATTGATAAGAAATGTTCGGGTTTAAGTGATATTTCATTAGGCACAAGGGATACAtacattgataaaaaacAGTTGGATTCCAACGATGTGCAGCGTGATTACAACTTTCTGCTTAAAGTGAATCGAAGCTTGGATCTTGggaagagaagaaaaagcGAAATGAAAATACTGAAGACAGTAGGTAATCGCAGAAATGGGAATTTTAGTAATAATGGAATTAATTCAAAATGGGTACCCACCAGAGGGGTCAAAGTGAAGAAAGTTCCATTGGGAATGGAGAGGGGGAAACTTAATAAGAGTGGCGGGAAGGGGAATAATTGGGCATGGACCATTGAATGGTTGCTAATcgatgaaaataaaaaggtTATAGATCGGTACGTCAAATATAAGTCAGGCGAATCTAGCATTCTGAGAACGATAGTACCTAGGGCATGGATATGCGGAGGAGATGAATACACAATTTTGTttaaagatttggaaagtGGGGTGTTTGAAGTGGTTGATAAGGATGCCAAGTTAAGCGAAGTTTTACTCAATAAGTTGGTTATTGAATTTCCCACGATGTATATCTTCAAGGGAGACAGTAGTATCATAACTAGAGAGAAGGTATTGGATGATGATCTTTCTTCAGGGTCATCGGATTCCGATGCAAGTTCTGACTCAAGTTCTGACTCAAGTTCCGACTCAGATACACCACCTGAAGAATCTAGTTCTAAACCTTTAGAAACATAA
- a CDS encoding uncharacterized protein (PKUD0C08800; similar to Saccharomyces cerevisiae YBR087W (RFC5); ancestral locus Anc_3.326) produces MSLWADKYRPKTLNKLTFHGETTNQLTKLADSDSNFPHLLVYGPSGSGKKTRIMAMLRKLYGTSSIDNLKVDVKTFTTTSNRKLEFNVISSPCHVEITPSDMGNNDRVVIQDLLKELGQVEALDFSGLFKITKKDARGGDNIKEELTTPQKKFKVVIINESEKLSRDAQAALRRTMEKFSSTIRLILVCDSTSNIIDPIKSRTLGIRIGLPNKDSIRDVFEEILINEVDAKRCFPDDLDDRCIVYDHIIEESEYNLRLGIMMLEAMYMNNDVVTINTPTIKPDWQLVIESLAKGVIKDRSVARLTTSRTILYELLSHAIPGKLLLEKLMFNFIKLVDDFSALKRINQVKLEIVEAAALFDERLTLGSKDIFHLEGFLTRVMVILETDVNTY; encoded by the coding sequence ATGTCACTTTGGGCAGATAAATACAGACCGAAAACACTTAACAAACTTACTTTCCATGGGGAAACTACGAACCAGTTGACAAAGCTGGCAGATTCAGATTCAAACTTCCCCCATTTATTGGTCTATGGACCTTCTGGCTCTGgtaaaaaaacaagaattaTGGCGATGTTGCGCAAGCTCTATGGTACCTCATCGATTGACAACTTGAAAGTCGATGTAAAAACTTTTACAACTACCAGTAACAGGAAATTGGAATTTAATGTCATTTCATCCCCTTGTCATGTAGAAATCACACCAAGTGATATGGGCAACAATGATAGGGTCGTGATTCAAGATCTATTAAAGGAATTAGGTCAAGTTGAAGCACTAGATTTTTCGGGGCTATTTAAAATCACTAAAAAAGATGCTAGGGGTGGTGACAATATCAAGGAAGAATTGACAACAccccaaaaaaaatttaaagtTGTTATCATAAACGAAAGTGAAAAACTAAGTAGAGATGCTCAAGCTGCATTGAGAAGAACCATGGAGAAATTTAGCTCGACTATTAGATTGATTCTAGTTTGTGACTCCACGTCCAATATTATTGATCCGATAAAGTCACGTACTTTGGGTATTAGAATAGGTTTACCAAATAAAGATTCAATCAGAGATGTTTTCGAAGAAATATTAATAAATGAGGTAGATGCTAAGCGGTGTTTTCCAgatgatttggatgatCGTTGTATTGTCTACGATCATATAATTGAAGAGTCAGAATACAACCTAAGGCTCGGTATTATGATGTTAGAAGCGATGTACATGAACAATGATGTTGTGACTATCAATACACCAACAATCAAACCGGATTGGCAACTAGTTATTGAAAGTTTAGCTAAAGGGGTTATTAAAGATAGGTCTGTTGCTAGATTAACGACTTCACGGACAATCCTGTACGAACTACTGTCACATGCTATCCCTGGCAAGTTactacttgaaaaattgatgtttaattttatcaaattagttgatgattttagTGCGCTAAAACGTATAAATCAAGTCAAGTTGGAAATTGTCGAAGCCGCAGCATTGTTTGATGAAAGACTAACACTAGGAAGTAAAGACATATTCCACTTAGAAGGTTTCTTAACTAGAGTAATGGTCATTTTGGAAACTGATGTCAACACTTATTAA
- a CDS encoding uncharacterized protein (PKUD0C08810; similar to Saccharomyces cerevisiae YBL038W (MRPL16); ancestral locus Anc_3.327) encodes MFSSLTRIFSPLSQPFAFARVAQSSAKRFGHELAPRYKQVRKKQKGRVTVRTGGSIKGTTLEFGTYGMRLKSEGLRLTAAQLQAADNVLIRFVRKAQGTYWKRLCTNIAVCIKGNATRMGKGKGPFDHWAARVPTGKVVFEVDGMHRHAAKDALRRTCEKLPGIWEFIDKDTPAKSGFSRVEEPESVNYLEKAKENPSRKFANFLKSRSEEFSKFNGRK; translated from the coding sequence ATGTTTTCTTCACTAACGAGAATATTCTCTCCACTAAGCCAGCCTTTTGCTTTTGCTAGGGTGGCACAATCATCGGCAAAGAGATTTGGTCATGAATTAGCACCAAGATACAAACAAGTAaggaagaaacaaaagggtAGAGTCACTGTCCGTACTGGTGGTTCAATCAAAGGTACTACATTGGAATTTGGGACCTACGGTATGCGTTTGAAAAGTGAAGGCCTAAGGCTAACTGCTGCTCAGCTTCAGGCTGCTGATAATGTGTTGATCAGATTTGTGAGAAAAGCACAGGGAACATATTGGAAGAGGTTATGCACCAACATTGCAGTTTGTATAAAGGGTAATGCAACCCGTATGGGTAAGGGTAAAGGTCCGTTTGATCACTGGGCAGCCAGAGTTCCAACTGGTAAAGTTGTATTCGAAGTTGACGGCATGCACCGTCATGCAGCGAAGGACGCATTAAGAAGAACTTGTGAGAAACTTCCAGGAATCTGGGAGTTCATTGATAAAGATACGCCAGCTAAAAGTGGATTCAGTCGTGTTGAAGAACCTGAAAGTGTTAATTATCTAGAAAAGGCAAAGGAAAATCCCTCCAgaaaatttgcaaatttcttgaaatctAGGTCAGAAgaattttctaaatttaATGGTCGTAAGTAA
- a CDS encoding uncharacterized protein (PKUD0C08820; similar to Saccharomyces cerevisiae YPR047W (MSF1); ancestral locus Anc_3.328) — protein MAVLMQSLREAFYVSRQLRVSTRLFTTSQYLLHGSPSTKVEDGKLTVLGTTYKTDEWTNATPRILSLVGRDLHMNPNHPIGILRSLIENRFQGLGYTMYGDLQPNVTVAENFDVLGFPKDHVGRSKSDTYYLNKDNLLRTHTSAHEHECFLTCQTPGYFICGDVYRRDEIDRTHYPVFHQMEGARVWKRDDFASQEELLAQIQKDIDAIPKTDLIVEDVGYDPVENPKQDFMSEIEVDLVSQHLKRTIELLVDAVFNEAKKAAKLAGSTEEYLNEPLRVRWVEAYFPWTAPSWEIEVWWKGEWLECCGCGDVRKLVLDNSNLDNSIAWAFGIGLDRIAMLLFGIPDIRLFWSLDKRFISQFKENQISIFKPYSKYPGSQRDISFWLPKTEDGNLVKLHENDLMEIVRENAGDLVESVKLTDEFVHPKTGKHSQTYRINYQSMDRNITNDEVNVMNDKTREELVEKFGVQLR, from the coding sequence ATGGCTGTGCTAATGCAGTCTTTAAGAGAGGCATTCTATGTCTCGAGACAGCTGAGAGTTTCGACACGTTTGTTTACCACGTCACAATATCTGCTACATGGTTCTCCATCTActaaagttgaagatggtaAGTTAACGGTCTTAGGAACAACATATAAAACCGATGAATGGACAAATGCTACACCGAGGATTCTATCTTTGGTGGGTAGGGATTTACACATGAACCCAAATCATCCAATTGGTATTCTTCGCTCGTTGATTGAAAATCGCTTCCAAGGTTTAGGGTATACAATGTATGGTGATTTGCAACCGAATGTCACAGTGgctgaaaactttgatgTTTTGGGGTTTCCAAAAGACCATGTTGGACGTTCTAAGAGTGATACCTATTATTTGAACAAGGATAATTTATTAAGAACCCACACCTCCGCACACGAGCATGAATGCTTCCTAACATGCCAAACACCAGGTTATTTCATTTGCGGTGACGTTTACAGAAGAGACGAAATTGACAGAACACATTACCCTGTTTTCCATCAAATGGAAGGTGCAAGGGTTTGGAAAAGGGATGACTTTGCGTCCCAAGAAGAACTTCTAgctcaaattcaaaaagatattgacGCAATTCCAAAAACTGATTTAATTGTAGAGGATGTTGGTTACGATCCAGttgaaaatccaaaacaGGACTTCATGTCTGAGATAGAAGTTGATTTGGTGTCTCAACATCTAAAGCGGACCATTGAACTTTTAGTTGATGCCGTCTTTAATGAAGCTAAAAAGGCTGCGAAGTTAGCAGGGTCTACTGAGGAATATCTGAATGAGCCATTGAGGGTCAGATGGGTGGAGGCTTATTTTCCATGGACTGCACCATCGTGGGAAATTGAAGTTTGGTGGAAAGGAGAATGGTTGGAATGTTGCGGTTGTGGTGATGTTAGGAAACTAGTTCTTGATAATTCCAATTTGGACAACTCCATCGCTTGGGCCTTTGGTATTGGTCTTGATAGAATTGCAATGCTATTATTTGGTATTCCTGATATTAGACTTTTCTGGTCACTGGATAAAAGATTTATCTCTCAATTCAAAGAGAACCAAATTTCAATCTTCAAACCATATTCCAAGTACCCGGGATCTCAGAGAGACATTTCCTTTTGGTTACCAAAAACCGAAGATGGAAATCTCGTCAAACTtcatgaaaatgatttgaTGGAAATTGTTCGTGAAAATGCTGGAGATTTGGTTGAAAGTGTCAAATTAACAGATGAATTTGTCCATCCAAAAACCGGAAAACATTCTCAAACCTACCGTATTAATTATCAGTCCATGGACCGTAACATAACTAACGACGAAGTAAATGTAATGAATGATAAAACCAGGGAAGAGCTTGTTGAGAAGTTTGGTGTTCAGTTACGTTGA
- a CDS encoding uncharacterized protein (PKUD0C08830): MQLYGFDYTPFLKVAMSEPLVDTVDNGSVVTGHYELIEFDLNTVKIEDLAFERKFKLKATRDDKIHALLAWFDCSFPSDKPENVVTFSTGAHAPYTHWKQTVFYLDQVLDVKKGEEITGSLASRPNEFNNRELDIELRWNFPASGEEDSRRQSGKYNYFLR; this comes from the coding sequence ATGCAACTATACGGCTTTGACTACACGCCATTCTTGAAGGTTGCAATGAGCGAACCATTAGTGGATACCGTTGATAATGGCAGTGTAGTTACGGGTCACTACGAATTGAttgagtttgatttgaatacGGTCaagattgaagatttggCGTTTGAGAGGAAATTCAAGTTGAAGGCAACAAGGGATGATAAGATCCATGCTTTATTAGCGTGGTTTGATTGCTCCTTCCCAAGTGATAAACCGGAAAACGTAGTCACTTTTTCAACAGGCGCCCATGCTCCATACACACATTGGAAACAAACTGTTTTCTACCTTGATCAAGTTTTGGATGTTAAAAAGGGTGAAGAGATCACCGGTTCCTTGGCAAGTAGACCTAACGAGTTCAATAATAGAGAACTGGATATTGAACTTAGATGGAACTTCCCGGCAAGCGGTGAAGAAGATTCCCGTAGACAGAGCGGTAAATACAACTACTTTTTGCGTTAA
- a CDS encoding uncharacterized protein (PKUD0C08840; similar to Saccharomyces cerevisiae YJL078C (PRY3); ancestral locus Anc_1.292): protein MKLSAALLSSLAIALQAVYVDAASQKQCASPKTTTVYSTSAIPFPQHVTSQEKPSTTSTSASSTSSQDSTLTSSQITTKSTQENTSSASSEDPAASSTSVETTAPSTPTTLSTLTQGETTSTFSSSSATTSKLTPATTTAKPITTSSSTSSTSSSTSSSAAPTSSSLPATPPYESEPYTSFKSRYLEAHNYFRSLMQDTPALTWSDEIASLAQDSANNYQCNGILTHTGKTYKGEQLGENLAYGYSFEKAWAVRAWFNEIEYYNYNDPKFDESTGHFTQLVWSRTTEVGCGYKYCGEVYGDYIICNYYESGNWDDPDDLSYYYRLYVHEPINPATLKGFPIPN, encoded by the coding sequence ATGAAGCTATCTGCTGCACTACTATCGTCTTTGGCCATTGCTCTACAGGCCGTATATGTTGATGCTGCTAGTCAGAAACAGTGTGCGTCTCCAAAAACCACCACCGTTTATTCCACTTCTGCAATACCATTCCCTCAACATGTTACCTCCCAAGAAAAACCATCTACAACGAGCACTTCGGCAAGCAGCACCTCTTCACAAGATTCTACTTTGACTTCTTCACAGATAACCACTAAATCCACCCAGGAAAATACCTCATCTGCTTCTTCAGAGGATCCTGCTGCCTCAAGTACCTCCGTTGAAACCACAGCACCATCGACGCCAACCACATTATCTACCTTAACCCAAGGAGAAACAACCTCTACGTTCTCCTCTTCTTCGGCGACAACATCAAAGCTCACTCCAGCAACAACTACCGCTAAACCAATAACTACATCATcctcaacttcatcaacttcatcatccacatcttcatcagcagctccaacttcttcctcgCTACCTGCAACTCCTCCGTACGAATCCGAGCCTTACACAAGTTTCAAATCTAGATACTTGGAAGCGCATAATTATTTCAGATCTTTAATGCAAGATACTCCTGCATTGACTTGGAGCGATGAGATTGCATCTCTTGCTCAAGATTCTGCTAATAACTATCAATGTAATGGTATTTTAACTCATACTGGTAAAACATATAAAGGTGAGCAACTAGGTGAAAATTTGGCGTACGGATATAGTTTTGAAAAGGCATGGGCTGTTAGAGCTTGGtttaatgaaattgaataCTACAATTATAACGATCctaaatttgatgaaagtACCGGTCATTTCACACAATTGGTCTGGTCAAGAACAACAGAAGTTGGTTGCGGATACAAATATTGTGGTGAGGTTTATGGTGACTATATCATCTGTAACTATTATGAATCCGGTAATTGGGACGATCCAGATGATTTATCTTATTATTACAGACTCTACGTCCATGAACCAATCAACCCAGCAACCCTAAAAGGTTTCCCAATACCTAACTAA